Proteins found in one Zea mays cultivar B73 chromosome 1, Zm-B73-REFERENCE-NAM-5.0, whole genome shotgun sequence genomic segment:
- the LOC100278372 gene encoding uncharacterized protein LOC100278372 yields the protein MAHPLLSSALVCSRLLPVGNSVTRPRLCVASARPAGRRVRLLSVRCEQGAKGGGGLDVWLSRGAMLGFVGAVAVELTTGKGVLQNVGLTAPVPTLALALTGAVGVLTAFLIFQSGTRD from the exons ATGGCTCATCCACTCCTCTCGTCCGCGCTTGTTTGTTCGCGTCTTCTCCCTGTAGGGAACTCCGTTACCCGGCCCCGGCTGTGCGTGGCGTCAGCACGCCCCGCGGGCAGGAGGGTGAGGCTGCTGAGCGTGAGGTGCGAGCAGGGAGCCAAGGGCGGTGGCGGGCTGGACGTGTGGCTGAGCCGCGGGGCGATGCTGGGCTTCGTCGGAGCGGTGGCCGTGGAGCTGACCACCGGGAAAGGCGTGCTTCAG AATGTGGGATTGACCGCGCCGGTGCCGACGCTGGCGCTGGCGCTCACCGGCGCGGTCGGCGTCCTCACGGCCTTCCTCATCTTCCAGTCCGGGACGCGGGACTGA